Proteins encoded by one window of Halorussus salinus:
- a CDS encoding redoxin domain-containing protein, producing MVDFEVVSLPDTDHVDVGDTAPDFTRPLVNDEFWEDAALSELTAEGPVLLVFFTMDGAFPATYMWNEIRDRAWEADGDLTIVGLSISDPYAHKQLIEERGMDYRLFSDPQNGVAEEYGIGHDLDGMAGVSEPRPAVFLLDDERTVEYAWVADEWPDFPDYDEVEDAIDGL from the coding sequence ATGGTGGATTTCGAGGTCGTGAGCCTTCCCGACACCGACCACGTAGACGTGGGCGACACCGCGCCCGACTTCACCCGGCCGCTGGTCAACGACGAGTTCTGGGAGGACGCCGCCCTCTCGGAGTTGACCGCCGAGGGACCGGTCCTGCTGGTCTTTTTCACGATGGACGGGGCGTTCCCCGCGACGTACATGTGGAACGAGATTCGGGACAGAGCGTGGGAAGCCGACGGCGACCTCACCATCGTCGGCCTCTCCATCTCGGACCCCTACGCTCACAAGCAACTCATCGAGGAGCGCGGGATGGACTACCGACTCTTCTCGGACCCGCAGAACGGCGTCGCCGAGGAGTACGGAATCGGCCACGACTTAGACGGAATGGCTGGCGTGAGCGAACCCCGGCCCGCCGTGTTCCTGCTGGACGACGAGCGCACCGTCGAGTACGCGTGGGTGGCCGACGAGTGGCCCGACTTCCCGGACTACGACGAAGTCGAGGACGCCATCGACGGACTGTAG
- a CDS encoding glutathione S-transferase N-terminal domain-containing protein, with protein MSQSASGSSGITLYRLEACPFCERVVRKLQEYDLDYRSRFVEPMHSDRNVVKRISGKRTVPAIVDENTGVTMSESANIVEYLEKTYGEEARADGGEAHADAEGGDA; from the coding sequence ATGAGCCAGTCAGCGTCCGGCAGTTCGGGGATTACGCTGTATCGCTTGGAGGCGTGTCCGTTCTGCGAGCGCGTGGTCCGAAAGCTACAGGAGTACGACCTCGACTACCGCTCGCGCTTCGTAGAGCCGATGCACAGCGACCGCAACGTCGTCAAGCGAATCTCGGGCAAGCGGACCGTCCCGGCAATCGTGGACGAGAACACGGGCGTCACGATGAGCGAGAGCGCCAACATCGTGGAGTACTTGGAGAAGACCTACGGCGAGGAGGCCCGAGCGGACGGCGGCGAGGCGCACGCAGACGCCGAAGGGGGTGACGCCTGA